The stretch of DNA AACAAGGTTGTGCAAAGATATTTCTCATATTTCTATTGCTATGTGCAGTAGTGGATTCACAAGTTCAATTTCAATATGAAACTGAATAAATTTGGCTTCACTAGCAACATAAACCAAGTAATTATTTGCTCAGAAAAAAGGTAAAGATGAACACACATCCTAAACAATACCTCATCTCCTTTCTTGATAGCATGTCCAGCCTTAATCATAACTTCAAGCATACGATCTTTAAAGCGCCAATGCAGGAAGCAATTAGCATTGGGTGAGTGGTTCAACATATCTGGGAAGAAAATGACAAGTCATAATTTAGCTTTTGTATTCCTAATCAGAAGATTGGGAGGTGTGCTAGCAGTAACACCAATATAAATTGACTTAAGGTGAATAACTATAATGTTTGGGAGAATTAAAGATGCAAAGCACTTGTGTGAAATATGACAGTAGATGTATTTATTATGGATTTTAGCTCAGGAGTTCTACTTTGTGCAAGTAACAGTGTTAATATAAGAGATATTATCTACTATTAGTATTTAACTTACATTTCATACTGATTCAAACGCTCGAATGCTGTATTACGTAGCAGTAAATAAACAAGCATAGCAGCATACAAAGCCACAAAACAAAGTAGAGTTAAGGTCCAATGCAAGTACATGGTTAAATCCAATTATTGTGAGTATCATCTCTCAGGCTCATACACTAGAGCTTTGTTGTTGATTTTAGTACCTACTACATACTGAAAAGCTGTAAATAGGGAAACAtgacaaaaaagaaaaagaaataccGGCATAAGGAGCTAGGATATTTGCATCTTGGATGAAGGCTCCCATTCTCATCTTCATGTTGACAGAGCGAGATTGAACAATACTCAGTGCCCAGAGAAATCTCTCATGGTCACGGGCAAGGCGTTTTAGCTTTAGAGGAACTGCTTTGTCCTGGATATTACTCATAAAGCTAATGTTAAAGGAGCCCAGGAAGCAAAGCTGGTAAAAGAGTACAGTGTACAGAAGTGTACCCAATGCTTTTGCCAGAAGTCAATTGCTCGTTGCTGGTGCTTTAACATTTCTGAGGCAAGATCTTCATCTTCTAGTTCCATCAAATCCTCCTAGAAAGCCAGGCATGTAAATTCATTCAAACTGTAGAATCAGATATAAGAAGCTTCtgtctcaaaaaaaaaagacaaagTAGAAGTTTACTTTTGGTTAGCTTTTGGATACCTTCGGTGCCAGCAGCAAACTAGTGCATTCATTAGGCCCTGGCAAAAAATCACCATATAACTGCCAAAAGTTGTCTTCTATATCAAATGCATAGAGAAGAAGGCAAGCTAATCTTAGATCCCAATCCATCTGCAGGAATAATACAAATCACATTAGCTTGCAGTCTGCATCACTATTGAAGCTTGACATCAGGGAAGGAGGAAAACATGATTTATGTTTTTGACAATGGTGTCATTTATTCTCTTATTTAACAGTGAGGATAGTGGGTTGAAAAATTCAACCATATAGATGGAATTTGTACAGTCGAATTGCTGTGGATTCTCAATTACTGTTCAACTACCAGTGCtataagaactaaaatattctATGAATAGTGAAATTGCATGATATAATCGGAACTTCAACACAGAAGCATTAGAGGGCTCCAGACTTTTTCAATGATGTATTTGATACCACACCCACACTTATTTGCATGAACAATATGTTCACCAAGCTAACTCAACTAAACATCTAAAATAAACCAGTGACAGCATTAATAGTTTGGTTAATCCATTTACCTCTGGATCTGTTGATTCAATAATGTCGAATATAGGATGACCTAGTGGAATAATGTCAGGGAAAAACATCCAAGGTTTCTTTTGAGTTATAGTCAGCATTAGCTCTAAGGGAATCTCCATAATTACCTGAAAAAAAAGCAAGCAGGATCAATATTCATTTAAAGCATATCATCACTGTGTAATAAAACTAAATTTATTATTTAAAAAGTTGGAGCATCCTCGTCAAATTGTATCATTGTTTCTGAAAGACCATTCTACAGCATTATGAAGAAGTAACATGTGGGCATTGGATTTGGCAAAGTGCATGGGAATAAACTTGTAGTTGGATGACATTATTTttggcagcaccacgaagtagCATAAGCAACTGACTTCCACTGGTGATTATATAGAAGATACTATACATGGCAATTGAAATAGTGTGCTGGCAAAACACGCATTGACAAGAAGCAAGTACCAATTTAAACAGCTATGCTGCAGCACTCACTTATTCATATGGCAATGTCAGACCAATCACAAACTACATCCATTACACAAGGGACTAACTAATGTGGTGAAGCACATCCGGTTGCGTTGAACCGGTGGTTTGAACCTCAAATTGATTAGGGAAGGTCTAGTTAGAGGTCTGAGAATCACTGAAATGTCTCACTCTAGCTCTGCGTAGCGGCTCCACGTCCCGGGAAGCATACACGCCCATCCCATCCGGCCCTTCCAGGAACTCAATCCCGTACGCCCGCATCATCCGCGCGTATCCTATCCGGTAGAAATCAGGGTCCGCGGGCTCCATCTGCACAATTCCAACGCGCACATGAGCAATCCAAATGCCAGTACGACGTCCGAAACGGAGAGACAAGGAGCATCACAAAGCCACGAGAAGCTCATTTCCATCGGCCGCAGAATCAGAAGCTTCCGCAGCAGCTTAAAACATCCAGGAACAAGAAATTCCAGGGGTTGGGAAGCGATACGGGGACCTCGGGCGGGAAGGGGTCGTCCTCCTGCGGCGGCTCGAGCAGCCTGAGCGGAGGCGTGGCATCCTGCTCCTCGGCGACCTCCTCCACCGGGGGAGGCGCTGGCGGCTGCAGGCGCGGACGGCCGGCGCGGAGAGGCTGCGCGAGGCGCCGGACGCCCGGGGCAGCGACGTGGCGGGGCGGAAAGCGAAGGGacggaggagggagaagggaggggaggaggagagcgGAGGCCGCGGGGGTCGCCATGGCAGGGCAGGACGCAGCAGGGAGGGAAGCGGGGTGTGAAGTGGGCTGAGACGTTATCTATTGGTTAGCGGGCGGCGGTGCGCAGCTTGAGTCCGCCTTCCGAACAGGGAGGCGTAATCCTTAGCCGTTCCGTCTAGTGGCGATTCAAAAGGCACGCCACGCAACGCTGCAGGCGGGCGCGCCTGCGACACAAAGCTTGAGCCGATTTCTCAAGTATACAAATGCAGGCCTGCAAaagtatagaaaagaaataCCTTCTAGTCCAAAGTCCGGAAACAGACTACGTAAACTCGAAATTCTTGCAAGACTTTGTAACTCGAAATTCTTTGACAAGTTCAAACGAAACTATAAACATGTTGATCAATTTGGCGGATGATTATATTCTAAAGAAATGATTTTCAGACCTCGTATATGTGCCGATGCCTATCATCTACGTAGTTGACATCACCATAGCTAAGCCTccattttttttaagaaaactGTAAGATAAGAAAAGGCAGTATAGAGTGACAGACAGTACCGTAAGTACAGATTGTTCAAACATCTTTCGTAGCTGAATCCTCAAGATCAGTACAATCAACCAAATCAAAAATAAGTTTCAAGTGACAGGCAAGAGAAGCATGCACAAGTGCCTGATAAGAGAGAATAATGTTACACGATAATCAAAAGGATATAATAGCCAGTATGAAAAACGATGGACAAAGGGGCCATCTCCACCTTCATCGCTGAAAGGTAAGCATCACTTAGAACAATGTACTTTCCAACTGTGGTAATAGTGAACTGTGACAGGAGATAGCCACTTGATTACAAGGAAAGAAATAAAATAATTATGTAAGTGATGCAGAAACCAACTGTATCATGTAGATTGTCATAATTGGTAGCCCTTCCCTCCCATTCCTCCATGTTTAGCTCCAAGAAGCACTTGCAAATATTAAAAGGAATTTTGAATACATATAGCAGCAACATCTCTGGAAGATATGGCTGATACAATACATGATAACAAACCTTTCAAGATTTAAAACAGTAAGGATAGCATCATGTGCCTTTGGTCCTAAAAGGCCAAAGTATTAAGTTTTGTATGAGAGAAAAAAATTTACTTTGGTATATAGAAAATGAGGTGTGTTTTACATACCTTTAACAACAGAGGAACACACCAGATCTTTTTATCAATGGAATGCGAAGTAGGTGGGGATCTTCCCCCACGAAGTTGGTTAAAAAAATTATTATTCCTGCTTTTATACTTTGAGCCTACCGCAAGTTCCTAGCAATTTATCTTCGAAAAATTCCTAAGGCATGTTTCAATTTCAAGTTTTCAAAACTGACGAGCTCAGCACAAACAGCAGCTTGGTGCGGTTGGGCCTTCTCCCGACATTCCTGACATGCAGCCCATCTGTAAATCTCGGCCCATATTTTTGCCCCTAGAGACCCAGTAGCAGGCGCCGCGCAGCCCGTCGACaaccccgccgtgccgccctTACACTTCCGACCAAACGCAAACTCTCCTGGCTCGCTTACATCTGGGCCTAAGAAATCTTAGCCCCACACGTCAGTGTTCAAATAGCCACACACGACCGGTCGCCCGACTCCCAGGTGTTCACGCCTCCCGAGCCACGGACGCACATTAAAAAAAGCAAATAAATAATGAAAGAAAGCCGATAAAATTATTTAAGAAGGTTGGGGCGAGAGCATGCtcctctcctcctcttcttcccttGCCTGGGCTTCATCTGATCTCACCTCACGCGCACACTCCCCCGATCACTCCCCCCTTCTCCGCCTCCAGCTCACACCCACCGCCCCACCCCTTCTTCCCCCTCGCACTCAAATCCAGAGCCTCGCAGATCCGCCGCCTCCCCGATCCGatcgcctccgcctcctcccgATCGGATCCCGCAGGTGAGCTCCCGCCCCATTGCTCCAGCTCCCCGTGCGCGGTTTCCTGTTCGAATTTGAAGCGGCCTTGCATCTGAGCTCCGTGTCTGATGGTACTGCTGCTGCTAGGGTTTGGGTGTCTGCGGCGATTTAGATGGTTTACGATGGCGCCGTGAAGGACCAGGAGAGCGCGGCAAACACAGCGTCGGCATCGTCGGCGGTGACGGAGGCATCGGGGGATTCGCCCGCGGcgtcggaggcggcggcggtgagcacGAGGCCCTCGGCGAGGCCGCCGCACGATAAGAGACTCGGCGTGCGGCACCCCTTGAAGCACCGCCGGTTCCGTGCCGGGGGGAAGATGATGGTGGAGCCAGGAGGGGTGCCCCCCGCTCAGGCTGTGGCagaaggggaggaggaggaggaaaccAGCGAGGTGGaagaggacgaggcggaggaggaggaggcctcgTCCACGGAGACGGAGATGCAGGCTGCCGATGTGGAGGTGTCATCCGCGCCGGCAGCAGGGGTACAAGCGATGGAGGTGGACGGGGGCGAAATGGAGGCATCACCTGAGCCAGCGGTGGCTGTGGGGGACACAGAGTTGGAGGCCCAGCAAGAAGAGGAGGATGAGGTTTCATCCATAGCAGTGGCACAGGGGGAGAGGAAGCAGGAGGCCACACCTGCAACGTCTACCGTACTAGCTGTGGAGGCGCCCAGGGAGAAGGATCAGGATAaggagagggaggagaaggagaagagggacaaggagagggaaaggcagaaggagagggagagggtggATGAGGTTGGCTATATGAGTGGAGGATGGAAGAGGTAACACTTGCTGCCCAATGCCCTTCATTGCAGCTTACGTCTCGAACCATTGGTTCTATTGGCGCTCTCTTTGCTTCATTTAATTTAGATCCGCCACGTAGCTCGCATACCAACAGGATTGAGTAGTACAATACACTAAATGAATTAGATGTTGGCGCTTCTAGCATTTGAGAAAGTAACGGCAGGGAGGCAGGGACTTTCTACACATAGCTTTTCGTGCGTCATCTTGTATCCAGAATTGTATTTAGTTTGGTAGGTTGGCAGTTATCCTTGTTGAATTTCAGTTCGTATGAGCTGGTACACTATCAAAGTTCAACCATGACAGTGTAATGCTATTTTTCATATGGTCCCATGCAAATAAGAAAATAGCTGTAACTGTAGCGTACACTGCTTCCAAATTTGTTGTAATTTCATTTTTTTCTTAATTTTGTATGGAAGGGCAGCGTTTGTTGCTAAAAATGCATCCACTGTGGGTCCTTATATCACCTTGGTCTTGATATTTAGAATTGCACATAGTTCCAGTGGAACATGACCTTGAGCTTACAAACCTTTTGGGATTGCTCATGATTGTAAGCTCAATTGCATGATGCAGACACATGCCACTATTAGAAAGCAGCACACATAACATTTTGTTGACAATCATAATGGATTTCATTGTTCTGCTAGCTGGTGGTAGCTTGCTGGATTTCATGAATTACTAGTACCCCTGTCACCAGGAATCAAATTAAATGTGAAACTACTTTTGAGCTTTCATACTAAACTTATCCTTGTATCCTACCACATTGTGTATTTGATACCACACTTTGCTACATAAGTCAGACCACAGATTGATTTAAAATACTCTACCAACCACTCTTCACGAAATGGAAATATTAGTAAGCTGCTTGATAAAATAGGAATAATGCTACTACAGGATTTTGTTTATGTTGTATCTTGAGATGTTTCTACACTGTCTATTAGCTTGATTGTCATCATTTCTATCAAACTTTGATGTACTACAACATGCTCAAGAGGTTTCTGACTTAACAAATTTAATTAAATACAATGCTACATGTGTAAATATCTTATGTTACGTGCATGGTATCAAAATACGATTTAGAAACCGGATCATATTATTGTTTATGCCGTGATACTTCAGATTCTGTATTAGTTAGACATATCTCACTTTTCTAAATCCTGATCTTATTGTTGTTCAGAAAGAGAATTTTGTAATTTGTATGTATGAAAAAATGACACTTCTCAGATTCAAGTTACCTGTCGAATTTTGTTCCCTATATCAATTAGAGCATTTAAGTTTGCTTTCTTTTCAAGTAGGTAGCCACTTGTTAATACTTATTGGCTAGGTTTTTTCCTATATCAGGACATATAAGTTATTTTCCCATAGAATATGTGCAGATGTTTTTTCGTCAATCATATTTTAAAAATAAATCCTGTGTTTGTTTGACTGTTTGCAGTGTTGACGGAAGTCTGAATTGTGGGTATTCAAGTTTTAGAGGAAAAAGGGCAAGCATGGAAGATTTCTATGATATAAAATCATCTAAAATTGATGATAAACAAATAAGTCTCTTCGGAATTTTTGACGGTCAGAGATTTGTTCTTCTAGACTTTCTGTTGTCTCTCAGTGCATCTATCTGAAACATTTCTATTCTCTCAGGTCATGGCGGTTCACGTGCTGCTGAGTATTTGAAGGAGCACTTGTTTGACAACCTCATGAAACATCCGGAGTTCATGAAAGATACAAAATTAGCTATAAGTATGTATTGCACATAACATTTCCAATTTTCCATGGACCTTCAAATAATCCAGTCATCATCTGGCAACTTGCAGGTGAAACATATAGAAAGACAGATTCAGAGTTCTTGGATGCTGAAAGGAACTCTCATAGAGATGACGGGTCAACTGCATCAACAGCAGTGTTGGTTGGTGATCATCTTTATGTGGCAAATGTTGGAGACTCAAGAGCTGTTATATCGAAGGCTGGCAAAGGTAAGCTTATTTGGAAATTCTGTGCTACTTAGGAAGAATGTTGTTGATTGAATAATTTTAAATGCAAGTATGTGGGCTCTGTGCCAGCCTGGAAGCATGTTTAATCCGCTATACCAGAGATTTATAAGACATGAAATACGGTTACTTCATATTTAGTATTGTTAGTGACTATTGACTGTATTTATTGTAATGGTTCTAAATAGTATTATGAACTGGTTGGTGTGTAAAAACTGGACAATTTGTGAGGAACATGTTCTTTCAGTATATCACCTTCGATATAACATTACAATTGATATCAAAATGACACGCAAGAGATTGGATGAATCACTCAAACTGATTTCTGAGAACAAAACTTAGTACTGCTGTAATTATAATAAAACGTTATtgttcttatcatctttctttATTGGGTAAATTGTACAATTGTTAGCTTTTTAGATGAATTGCTCGCTAGGCATGCGCCAAATTATTTGCACAACATGAGATGGATTTATTAGACTCAATTGATGGTGGGAACATTAGTTCTCCTTTTCTGGTATCCAAGGGATGTCTGCATTGATGCTTAGGCAAGTCTTATGGGGTTATGTCTATAATCCAGATGTATTTGCCTGTTGCCTTGTTTGTAAAATATCTCGTTTACCTCTTGCAGCTATTGCGCTATCTGAAGATCACAAGCCGAACAGAAGTGATGAGAGGAAGCGAATTGAGAGTGCTGGTGGGATAGTTATGTGGGCTGGTAAGCCCTGCACTAACCACGCCAATTACACTTACATGATTGCATGTTTTAGCCAAAGTTCCTTGCCATGATCTTGCTCATAGTGGCCAATGTGCTTTTACAGGAACATGGAGGGTAGGTGGCGTACTTGCGATGTCTCGGGCATTCGGCAACCGTCTGCTAAAGCAATTTGTTATTGCGGAGCCTGAGATTCAGGTAACTTGATCTTTGCTTATCCTAACATTGATGTTTTATGGCTTTACATGTGATTTGTGGTTTGTAGACCTAATCTGTTCACTCTCTTAGGAGTATAGAGTCCTCTTACATATACGTTAGTAGAGTCCTTATTGTGTACGCCTCATGTTCTCATATTATATTATTATTGAATACAAGTGCTATTCATAACACACTCGaactttctctctctttttttttgtgtgtgttgtCAGGAACAAGAAATAAATGATGAATTGGAGTTTCTGATTATAGCTAGTGATGGGCTGTGGGATGTGGTTCCGAATGAGGTTAGTTTACTATCTACATCCTTGACTTGTTTCGGTTGCAGATATCCCTTTGTTTACTGTTCTTCCTGGGCATTTTTGTAGTTTACTAATTCAAACTTTTTATTGGGCCTTTGGAGCTTAGGTGGATTTGTGGTTCATACATTTGCGCGTAAAAAACTATAATAGCACAAATTATTGGGAATTGCGTGTGATGCCCTGAAAAGAGCCATATGCCTTAGCCAACATAAGAGAAGTCATAGAAATATCAAAAACAAAGAATTTACCCAAAACTATATTATTATGATGTTTTAATTGAAAACCTGTGTAAGTATATGGAACTTCTAGCATCTTCTTCACTGTTTCCCCTCCTTTCTCTTCTTCGCTGGATAATAATCATGTCGAGGTATATTTGTAGGTATCTAATGTGCTGCATAGCATTGTCTAATTTACTCGCTCCattctagatgcatagcaaaaactaTACACCTAGAAATGCCAAAACGACCTATAGTTTGGAACAGAGGGAGTAGTAATTAGTAAATTGCTATAATTGCAGTTGGCATTGTATCTCGAGTGTTTTCAGAATTATGGCCTTTGAGGTTATTTTGGACTGCTGGGCATTGATGTCTCATGTCCATTGCATGGGGACCTTACACATAGAAGGATTTTTCCTGACATTATCCTCATTCGTCCTCTTGCTAATGGTTCACTAAATCCCGCCCTGGATGGTGACTCAGTCTCATCTTCTTCACGCAGGATGCGGTTTCACTTGTGAAGATGGAGGAGGAACCCGAGGCAGCAGCCCGGAAGCTGACAGAGACTGCATTCTCCCGCGGGAGCGGCGATAACATCACGTGCATAGTTGTGAAATTCCAGCACGACAAGCTGAGCGGCGATTCTCCCTCGCCTTCCGGCGACAAGAGTTGATTCCATTTGTTGTTGGTTATACATGTTGTCGGTCCTTTCACCTTAAGCCGGATTTTCCTGGCCCCCCATCCATGGTGGTCCCCTTATAGCGGCGCGGCTGGTACTTAAATGAGTCGGTTCATGTTCGTTGCTTGTCTATATATCCCCCCTAATTTTGGTCCTCCGGTGGGTTACAGGTCGCAGTGCTATTTACAGATACGTTCACCACTGGTTCTTCCTACACTGCATTGCTGTAGTAGTTGCTGTTGTATTAATGACTGTTAGGAAGGGAAGTCCCAGCCCGATCCCGGTGTCTTCTTCTGCTGATTGCTACAGGCTTTTTCACGCATCTGATTTTGCAGCTAGTCACTGCCCCCCTCCACCACCTAGCGCCATCATGATGATCTATCTGATCTGCAGAGCAAGATCCGAAAGATGTGGAGGGCAGCAAGCATCCTACTCGTTGTTGGAGGGTAGCTTGTGGAGATGATGGGTCGTTACTCGTTCGTCAGGGGAAACAGTATGCGGCTTGCCCGCCGCAGCTGCTGCTGCATGGTCATTACTCCATCAGCCTGCATCGTTCTGCATTTACAAAACCGCAGCCAAGGTCGAAGGCGGTACGCTGCTGGCGCTGGCACGGgcacggtggtggtggtggtgctcgCTGCCGTAAAGCCTCTCATAGCGCCGAGACATGTGCAGCGACAGGGGCTTTGCCGCTGCAGCCAGGATCTGGTAGTTGATGATGCAGCTGCTGGGAGTAATAGGGGCGCATGATCCACCTATTTTGGTGGACTGCGGATCGATGAACGCACAAATGTCCCTGGCCCTACGCCCCTACCTCCGAGTGCTTTTGACAGAGCTGCTGGTTAAACACAGCCTGGCGAGATCAGATCGTCGTTCCGGCCCTATGGCCTCTGCTAGGCCTTGGCAAAGCCTTCAAGATTGACGGGGGCAATGGCAATTTGGTAGGGGCCAGGAGGAATTTACTTCCCAATGGATGTGTGTGAGAATCATCCTGGTCGTTAAAACAGAGGCTTGGCGTGCCGGTGGCATTAGCTTCGAGAGATTTAAATTCGACACCAAGGTATAGGCATAATTGTTCTCAAGCACATGGTGCGGGTGGCAGGTGAGTTAATCGCTTTGCTTAACTGGGCAACCATCGCGAGCGTCCAGGCAGGCAGCAGCACGGCAGATTTGGTTTCCGTAATGGCGTTGAATAGTGACAGCAGTGGGTTGGAACAAGATGGCTATATTTGGGTTTTGGTCTTTTGGACCACATGTACCGTCACACACTCATACCGCCCGTATTTATGTGTAGTAGGATCACTGCACTTGCCAAAGAAAAAGGTGGTAATGCCGTAATCAAATCACCGAGAGCATCCTACTGAAAAAAGGGCTCATGTTAACAAAAACTCCAGGAAAATGCACTTGCCAaagtttttcttatttt from Panicum hallii strain FIL2 chromosome 3, PHallii_v3.1, whole genome shotgun sequence encodes:
- the LOC112885174 gene encoding protein PLASTID TRANSCRIPTIONALLY ACTIVE 14 isoform X2, with amino-acid sequence MEIPLELMLTITQKKPWMFFPDIIPLGHPIFDIIESTDPEMDWDLRLACLLLYAFDIEDNFWQLYGDFLPGPNECTSLLLAPKEDLMELEDEDLASEMLKHQQRAIDFWQKHWDKAVPLKLKRLARDHERFLWALSIVQSRSVNMKMRMGAFIQDANILAPYADMLNHSPNANCFLHWRFKDRMLEVMIKAGHAIKKGDEMTIDYMSGVNSKFMERYGFSSPTNPWELINFSSPAKIHMDSFLSVFNIAGLHDELYHNSALPSVETNFVDGAVVAAARALPTWSDGDVPAVPSVERKSAQVLQEECRQMLDSFSTTIEQDQQILDSDVHISKTREIAIKYRLHRKMLLQKIIDSLDIYQDRILF
- the LOC112885172 gene encoding probable protein phosphatase 2C 52, with amino-acid sequence MVYDGAVKDQESAANTASASSAVTEASGDSPAASEAAAVSTRPSARPPHDKRLGVRHPLKHRRFRAGGKMMVEPGGVPPAQAVAEGEEEEETSEVEEDEAEEEEASSTETEMQAADVEVSSAPAAGVQAMEVDGGEMEASPEPAVAVGDTELEAQQEEEDEVSSIAVAQGERKQEATPATSTVLAVEAPREKDQDKEREEKEKRDKERERQKERERVDEVGYMSGGWKSVDGSLNCGYSSFRGKRASMEDFYDIKSSKIDDKQISLFGIFDGHGGSRAAEYLKEHLFDNLMKHPEFMKDTKLAISETYRKTDSEFLDAERNSHRDDGSTASTAVLVGDHLYVANVGDSRAVISKAGKAIALSEDHKPNRSDERKRIESAGGIVMWAGTWRVGGVLAMSRAFGNRLLKQFVIAEPEIQEQEINDELEFLIIASDGLWDVVPNEDAVSLVKMEEEPEAAARKLTETAFSRGSGDNITCIVVKFQHDKLSGDSPSPSGDKS
- the LOC112885174 gene encoding protein PLASTID TRANSCRIPTIONALLY ACTIVE 14 isoform X1 codes for the protein MATPAASALLLPSLLPPPSLRFPPRHVAAPGVRRLAQPLRAGRPRLQPPAPPPVEEVAEEQDATPPLRLLEPPQEDDPFPPEMEPADPDFYRIGYARMMRAYGIEFLEGPDGMGVYASRDVEPLRRARVIMEIPLELMLTITQKKPWMFFPDIIPLGHPIFDIIESTDPEMDWDLRLACLLLYAFDIEDNFWQLYGDFLPGPNECTSLLLAPKEDLMELEDEDLASEMLKHQQRAIDFWQKHWDKAVPLKLKRLARDHERFLWALSIVQSRSVNMKMRMGAFIQDANILAPYADMLNHSPNANCFLHWRFKDRMLEVMIKAGHAIKKGDEMTIDYMSGVNSKFMERYGFSSPTNPWELINFSSPAKIHMDSFLSVFNIAGLHDELYHNSALPSVETNFVDGAVVAAARALPTWSDGDVPAVPSVERKSAQVLQEECRQMLDSFSTTIEQDQQILDSDVHISKTREIAIKYRLHRKMLLQKIIDSLDIYQDRILF